The following proteins are encoded in a genomic region of Tenebrio molitor chromosome 7, icTenMoli1.1, whole genome shotgun sequence:
- the LOC138134628 gene encoding uncharacterized protein produces the protein MPKAKRKRNPEAPTGNPVEDQAEQIEIDREEPGLPPPKRKSVPWQETLLTLIANQQKQIAELRKSNMAGPTPSTSTDGTLIAQTPAPTPPTSLTTWASFRLSDFDPDKSNFTIEEWLEDASKLKGELGASDLIMIAKAGEALRGRAYRYYCDWRPVRLGWEDFCKDLGVAFPDRETPGVRAFMAATLRSKDCESLSDYGNQKLRRIHRFCDALPWATRLSMVEYGLDHAEAQASIRIRQPGDERELLKLLSEIDGHRRKHQTVVDPRSCDAVGTKSAARSTVQRPSVSGSSFRGKCFNCGRVGHRQEDCRVSQTTKKTIEIEKPEKPTESKVSTCTYCKKVGHIESSCFFKHGRPKKM, from the coding sequence ATGCCAAAAGCGAAGAGAAAGCGCAATCCAGAAGCTCCCACTGGAAACCCAGTAGAGGACCAGGCTGAACAAATAGAAATTGATAGGGAGGAACCAGGCCTTCCGCCTCCAAAGAGGAAAAGTGTGCCCTGGCAAGAAACCCTCCTCACGCTAATCGCAAATCAACAGAAGCAAATTGCGGAGTTGCGAAAATCCAATATGGCGGGGCCAACGCCCAGCACGTCCACCGACGGCACCCTGATTGCGCAGACGCCAGCACCAACGCCACCAACGTCACTTACCACGTGGGCATCATTCCGCCTATCAGACTTTGACCCcgataaaagcaattttaccaTCGAAGAGTGGTTGGAGGATGCTTCAAAACTAAAAGGAGAACTAGGTGCCAGCGACCTAATCATGATAGCAAAAGCAGGAGAGGCGCTGAGGGGCAGAGCATATCGCTACTACTGCGACTGGCGCCCGGTACGACTAGGTTGGGAGGATTTTTGTAAGGACTTGGGCGTTGCTTTCCCGGACCGTGAAACACCAGGTGTTCGTGCTTTTATGGCGGCTACCTTAAGAAGCAAAGACTGTGAATCGCTCAGCGACTACGGAAACCAGAAGCTTCGCCGAATTCATCGTTTCTGTGATGCGTTGCCGTGGGCGACTAGACTGAGTATGGTCGAATATGGCCTTGACCATGCAGAAGCCCAAGCCTCCATACGGATCCGACAGCCAGGAGATGAGCGAGAGCTCTTAAAACTACTCTCTGAAATTGATGGGCACAGACGCAAACATCAAACTGTGGTTGACCCGCGTTCTTGTGATGCGGTGGGAACAAAGAGCGCGGCGCGTTCAACAGTCCAACGACCGAGTGTGTCAGGATCCTCTTTTCGTGGAAAGTGTTTTAATTGTGGCCGGGTTGGTCATCGCCAAGAAGACTGTCGTGTGTCGCAGACAACTAAAAAAACCATCGAAATTGAAAAGCCAGAGAAACCAACGGAGTCGAAGGTGTCTACCTGTACGTATTGTAAGAAGGTAGGACATATCGAGAGTAGCTGTTTCTTTAAACACGGAAGACCCAAGAAAATGTGA